The Alkalinema sp. FACHB-956 genome segment ATTCCCCCTTCGTCGATCGTGCACCTGAGACGCTAGGAACGCTGATTGTTGCGGCACGAGTGAGGATGCGAGCCGCTAAGACTATGCCCCGATCGCGCCGATCGCTACAATAGAAAGCAGCCCTTGGACAGTAAACCTTGGGCAGTAAACCTTGGCCAGCAAACCTTCGGACGGACGCTAGACATGACTGTTCCTTCGGAACTTGAGACAACAACTTCGGATCTGACTCCAGTGAATGCATTGTCTGGAGATGCCTCAACCTCTGGGGAAGACATCAACCTGTCTAAGTCAGCTCAAGTTGAGATCCAAGATGACGAGCTGACGGATGATGAGCTAACAGATGATGTCGAAATGTCAATCTTTGACCATCTAGAAGAATTACGGCAGCGCATCTTCTACTCATTGATCGCAGCAGGGGTTGGTATCGTTATCTGTTTTACGCAGGTGCGCCCGATCGTGCAACTGTTGGAGGCTCCGGCCAATGGGGTAAAGTTTTTGCAACTATCCCCAGGGGAGTTTTTCTTTGTTTCGATCAAAACAGCGGGCTATGCTGGCATTCTCTTGACGGCTCCGTTTGTGCTGTACCAAATTATTGCCTTTGTCACCCCTGGCCTAACCCGTCGGGAAAAGCGCTTTTTGGCTCCGGTGGTGT includes the following:
- the tatC gene encoding twin-arginine translocase subunit TatC — translated: MTVPSELETTTSDLTPVNALSGDASTSGEDINLSKSAQVEIQDDELTDDELTDDVEMSIFDHLEELRQRIFYSLIAAGVGIVICFTQVRPIVQLLEAPANGVKFLQLSPGEFFFVSIKTAGYAGILLTAPFVLYQIIAFVTPGLTRREKRFLAPVVLGSSVLFVGGLVFAYVALIPAALNFFISYGAEVVEQAWSIDRYFEFVLLLMFSTGLAFQIPIVQALLGFLGILSSRQMLAGWRYVLVGAAVLGAVLTPSTDPLTQSLLGGAVLALYLSGIGLVKLLGK